One genomic window of Streptomyces sp. NBC_01498 includes the following:
- a CDS encoding alpha/beta fold hydrolase, producing MSDPVTPPPAPATGTPAVAPPGARHRLVDVPGGRIHLVEQGSGPLVLLVHGFPESWYSWRHQLPALAAAGYRAVAIDVRGYGRSSRPPAVEDYRMLAHVADNVGVVHALGAKTATIVGHDWGSNIAAGSALLRPDVFTAVALLSVPYAPPGGPRPTALFASIGGDEQFYVSYFQTPGRAEAEIEPDVRGWLAGFYTGISGDTAPPEGEGSLFFVPPGGRLRDRFPAGPLPGWLSEADLDVYAGEFERTGLTGALNRYRNVDRDWADLAAWNGAPLTQPSLFIGGSRDASLAWMADAVENYPVTLPGLVSSHILDGCGHWVQQERAEEVGGLLAEWLGALPTP from the coding sequence ATGTCCGACCCCGTCACCCCGCCGCCCGCGCCGGCCACCGGCACGCCCGCCGTCGCCCCGCCCGGCGCCCGTCACCGCCTCGTGGACGTCCCCGGCGGCCGTATCCACCTGGTGGAACAGGGCTCCGGCCCCCTCGTGTTGCTGGTCCACGGCTTCCCCGAGTCCTGGTACTCCTGGCGCCACCAGCTCCCCGCGCTCGCCGCCGCCGGATACCGCGCGGTCGCGATCGACGTCCGCGGGTACGGACGCTCCTCCCGCCCCCCGGCCGTCGAGGACTACCGGATGCTCGCCCATGTCGCCGACAACGTCGGCGTCGTCCACGCCCTCGGTGCGAAGACGGCGACGATCGTCGGCCACGACTGGGGCTCCAACATCGCCGCCGGCTCGGCCCTCCTGCGCCCCGACGTGTTCACCGCGGTCGCCCTGCTGAGCGTGCCGTACGCGCCTCCCGGCGGACCCCGTCCGACCGCGCTGTTCGCCTCGATCGGCGGCGACGAGCAGTTCTACGTCAGCTACTTCCAGACCCCCGGCCGCGCCGAGGCCGAGATCGAGCCCGACGTCCGCGGCTGGCTGGCCGGGTTCTACACCGGGATCTCGGGGGACACGGCGCCGCCCGAGGGGGAGGGGAGCCTCTTCTTCGTACCGCCCGGCGGCAGGCTCCGCGACCGGTTCCCCGCGGGACCGCTGCCCGGGTGGCTCTCGGAGGCCGATCTCGACGTCTACGCGGGCGAGTTCGAGCGCACGGGTCTGACCGGGGCGCTCAACCGCTACCGCAACGTCGACCGGGACTGGGCGGACCTGGCCGCCTGGAACGGCGCGCCGCTGACCCAGCCCTCGCTGTTCATCGGCGGGTCCCGCGACGCCTCCCTCGCGTGGATGGCCGACGCCGTCGAGAACTACCCCGTCACCCTCCCCGGCCTCGTCTCCTCCCACATCCTCGACGGCTGCGGGCACTGGGTGCAGCAGGAGCGCGCCGAGGAGGTCGGCGGCCTGCTGGCCGAGTGGCTGGGCGCGCTGCCCACGCCGTGA
- a CDS encoding iron-containing redox enzyme family protein has protein sequence MENADVRPTGPTLPTGRGDLSYGVVRALRGRPGSGTPLPARTAADDAAPYGEDLHLALYLCYELHYRGFCGVDPAWEWDPALLAFRATLERHFLDALRADTKRRADVDEALADLLVEPPDGTSVSHYLRDEGELWHLREYAAQRSVQHLKEADPYAWVIPRLRGRAKAAMAAVEFAEFGAGHAGRSRSRLYADLMTDLGLDAAYGRYVEVTTGEMLASVNLMSMFGLHRALRGALVGHRAAVEAVSVPAARRLAEAMRGAGAGGAAVRFYGAYAPDDTPSGEGTHDPAGHLTADPALVRREVVGGLLDDEPWLETDVAFGVDATGVLDARLAERLLTAWRDGLSGLRSSR, from the coding sequence GTGGAGAACGCCGACGTCCGGCCGACCGGCCCCACGCTGCCGACGGGCCGTGGCGACCTCAGCTACGGGGTCGTCCGCGCCCTGCGGGGCCGCCCCGGTTCCGGGACCCCCCTTCCGGCGCGCACGGCGGCCGACGACGCCGCCCCCTACGGCGAGGACCTGCACCTCGCGCTCTACCTCTGCTACGAACTGCACTACCGCGGCTTCTGCGGAGTCGATCCCGCCTGGGAGTGGGACCCGGCCCTGCTCGCCTTCCGCGCCACTCTCGAACGCCACTTCCTCGACGCGCTGCGCGCCGACACCAAACGGCGCGCCGACGTCGACGAGGCGCTCGCCGACCTCCTGGTCGAACCGCCGGACGGGACGAGCGTGTCGCACTACCTCAGGGACGAGGGCGAGCTGTGGCACCTGCGCGAGTACGCCGCCCAGCGCTCCGTCCAGCATCTCAAGGAGGCCGATCCGTACGCCTGGGTGATTCCCCGGCTCCGGGGGCGGGCGAAGGCGGCGATGGCCGCCGTGGAGTTCGCCGAGTTCGGCGCGGGCCACGCCGGGCGGAGCCGCTCGCGGCTGTACGCGGATCTCATGACGGACCTCGGTCTGGACGCCGCGTACGGCCGCTATGTCGAGGTGACGACCGGCGAGATGCTGGCGAGCGTCAACCTGATGTCGATGTTCGGGCTGCACCGCGCGCTGCGCGGCGCGCTGGTGGGCCATCGCGCCGCGGTCGAGGCGGTGTCCGTCCCGGCGGCCCGCCGGCTCGCGGAGGCGATGCGGGGCGCGGGGGCGGGCGGGGCCGCCGTACGGTTCTACGGCGCGTACGCGCCCGACGACACGCCCTCCGGCGAGGGGACGCACGACCCCGCCGGTCACCTCACCGCCGATCCGGCTCTCGTGCGCCGTGAGGTGGTCGGCGGGCTGCTGGACGACGAGCCGTGGCTGGAGACCGACGTGGCGTTCGGGGTGGACGCCACCGGGGTGCTGGACGCGCGCCTGGCCGAGAGACTGCTCACCGCCTGGCGGGACGGACTGTCCGGGCTCCGTTCGTCCCGGTGA
- a CDS encoding DUF6296 family protein, which produces MAYPERYELVFEEPAPADPTDPAPREGVERDAVTVRRTARAGAGGFPVYEDETGIVRAEISDRGEVRMLASGGQQAPTAPVRARSLGS; this is translated from the coding sequence ATGGCATACCCGGAACGCTACGAGCTGGTGTTCGAAGAACCCGCTCCGGCGGACCCGACCGACCCCGCTCCACGGGAAGGCGTGGAACGGGACGCGGTGACGGTCCGGCGAACGGCCAGGGCCGGGGCGGGCGGATTTCCCGTCTACGAGGACGAGACCGGGATCGTACGCGCGGAGATCAGCGACCGGGGCGAGGTGCGGATGCTGGCCAGCGGAGGCCAGCAGGCACCCACGGCGCCGGTGCGGGCACGCTCGCTCGGTTCATGA
- a CDS encoding toxin-antitoxin system HicB family antitoxin: MTAMTLRIPDEISASIKAGAAAAGLSLNAYIVRAAQRQAVLDSARRLASLGLGEDLGGEGDAL; this comes from the coding sequence ATGACCGCCATGACGCTCCGTATCCCGGACGAGATCAGCGCATCGATCAAGGCGGGCGCGGCAGCCGCCGGGCTGTCCCTCAACGCCTACATCGTGCGCGCCGCCCAGCGGCAGGCCGTGCTGGACTCGGCCCGCCGGCTCGCCTCCCTCGGCCTCGGCGAGGACCTGGGCGGCGAGGGCGACGCCCTGTGA